The following coding sequences are from one Burkholderia stabilis window:
- a CDS encoding LysR family transcriptional regulator encodes MLRTGLGELTTFITIAEQRSFSGAARILGVSPSALSHAIRHLEARLGVRLFNRTTRSVALTEAGEQLLLRVRPAVADLEDAMNDAATARNRPSGQIRISASEAASRPLIRHVLPAFVARYPDIHVEFVVDSRLIDIVDQGFDAGIRVHEDVPRDMIAVRFGDAMRFITVASPAYLSRHAPPESPQDLMRHACIRYRFESGTLYRWDLTRDGKRVSVDVDGPLTLGNQNLMIDAALAGIGIAWVTESRVHDHLASGRLVRVLPEWSQTFDSLCLYYPANRHPPAALRLFVEAVREWAAAGREAAPA; translated from the coding sequence ATGCTCCGCACCGGCCTCGGCGAACTGACGACCTTCATCACGATCGCGGAGCAGCGCAGCTTCAGCGGCGCGGCGCGCATCCTGGGCGTGTCGCCGTCGGCGCTGAGCCACGCGATCCGCCATCTCGAAGCGCGGCTCGGCGTGCGGCTGTTCAACCGCACGACGCGCTCCGTCGCACTGACGGAGGCCGGCGAACAATTGCTGCTGCGCGTGCGGCCCGCGGTGGCCGATCTCGAAGATGCGATGAACGACGCCGCGACCGCCCGCAACCGGCCGTCCGGCCAGATCCGGATCAGCGCGTCGGAGGCGGCATCGCGCCCGCTGATCCGGCATGTACTGCCGGCCTTCGTCGCGCGCTATCCGGATATTCACGTCGAATTCGTCGTCGATTCACGGCTGATCGACATCGTCGACCAGGGTTTCGACGCCGGCATCCGCGTGCACGAGGACGTGCCGCGCGACATGATCGCCGTGCGGTTCGGCGACGCGATGCGCTTCATCACGGTTGCATCGCCCGCGTACCTGTCGCGGCACGCGCCGCCGGAAAGCCCGCAGGACCTCATGCGTCACGCGTGCATCCGGTACCGCTTCGAAAGCGGCACGCTCTATCGCTGGGACCTGACGCGCGACGGCAAGCGCGTGAGCGTCGATGTCGACGGGCCGCTGACGCTCGGCAACCAGAACCTGATGATCGACGCGGCGCTGGCCGGCATCGGGATCGCATGGGTCACGGAATCGCGCGTCCACGATCATCTGGCATCCGGCCGACTGGTTCGTGTGCTGCCCGAGTGGAGCCAGACCTTCGACAGCCTGTGCCTCTACTATCCGGCGAACCGCCATCCGCCGGCCGCGCTGCGGCTGTTCGTGGAAGCCGTGCGCGAGTGGGCTGCCGCCGGGCGCGAAGCGGCGCCCGCTTGA
- a CDS encoding WecB/TagA/CpsF family glycosyltransferase: MNRAEFFSCPIDLMSMDDTVEWVGARVEKRQFTQHVVVNVAKIVNLQRDAELAASVRACDIVNVDGMGVVWGARLLGIPVPGRVAGVDLFVRLLALADAKGLPVYLLGATQEIVERVAGIAAARYPRLPIAGYHHGYFWDDEQAVVDDIRRSGARLLFVAITSPRKENFINRWKSQLGVDFVMGVGGAFDVVAGKVKRAPIWMQRSGLEWAFRVIQEPGRMWKRYLSTNSRFLVMLAGAYVSRVFRRKGASDAR; this comes from the coding sequence ATGAACCGTGCTGAATTCTTTTCATGCCCGATCGACCTGATGTCGATGGACGATACGGTCGAGTGGGTCGGCGCGAGAGTCGAGAAGCGGCAATTCACGCAGCACGTCGTCGTCAACGTCGCGAAGATCGTCAACCTGCAGCGCGACGCGGAACTCGCCGCGTCGGTCCGCGCGTGCGACATCGTCAACGTCGACGGTATGGGCGTCGTCTGGGGCGCGCGGCTGCTCGGCATTCCGGTGCCCGGGCGCGTCGCGGGCGTGGATCTTTTCGTTCGGCTGCTGGCGCTGGCTGACGCGAAAGGGCTACCCGTCTACCTGCTCGGCGCGACACAGGAAATCGTCGAGCGGGTTGCCGGGATCGCGGCAGCGCGCTACCCGCGCTTGCCGATCGCCGGATATCACCATGGCTATTTCTGGGACGACGAGCAGGCGGTCGTGGACGACATTCGCCGGTCAGGCGCGCGACTGCTGTTCGTCGCGATTACGTCGCCGCGCAAGGAGAACTTCATCAATCGCTGGAAATCGCAATTGGGCGTTGATTTCGTGATGGGTGTGGGCGGGGCGTTCGATGTGGTGGCGGGGAAGGTGAAGCGGGCGCCGATCTGGATGCAGCGTAGCGGTCTCGAGTGGGCGTTTCGCGTGATTCAGGAGCCGGGGCGCATGTGGAAACGCTATCTGTCGACCAACAGCCGGTTCCTGGTGATGCTGGCGGGCGCATATGTGTCGCGGGTGTTTCGGCGAAAAGGGGCGTCCGATGCGCGCTAG
- a CDS encoding heparin lyase I family protein, translated as MRARFVAAACVLVASLCHASPESGARDETRFYRSDWASGIDARLRLQEPAPQNIATGELPGIHGPLLRVTMNRSQDFSGVASGTPRSEISFSPVFRFINGRDYEVRWSTVIPADYRFDSRQPELIAQLHQGGNDGSPPFALLLNAGKYEVDVRGAPGTPTQSFAFGDPSADRGQPVRWVLRYRPDDRGGDALTDVFRNGERVVHVTGTPNAYPDDRQAYFKLGLYKWWWKTRPSDVNERTMYYGDIEMKVLR; from the coding sequence ATGCGCGCTAGATTCGTTGCTGCCGCCTGCGTGCTCGTCGCGTCGCTCTGTCACGCGAGCCCGGAAAGCGGCGCGCGTGACGAAACGCGCTTCTATCGGTCGGACTGGGCGAGCGGCATCGATGCGCGGCTTCGTTTGCAGGAACCTGCGCCGCAGAACATCGCGACTGGCGAGCTTCCCGGTATTCACGGCCCGCTGTTGAGGGTGACGATGAATCGTTCGCAGGACTTCAGCGGCGTGGCGAGCGGCACGCCGCGTTCGGAGATCAGCTTTTCCCCGGTGTTTCGCTTCATCAACGGCCGCGATTACGAGGTGCGCTGGTCGACGGTGATTCCAGCCGACTACCGGTTCGATTCCAGGCAGCCTGAACTCATCGCGCAGTTGCATCAGGGCGGCAACGACGGATCGCCGCCGTTCGCGCTGCTGCTGAACGCCGGGAAATATGAGGTCGACGTACGCGGTGCGCCGGGTACGCCGACCCAGTCGTTTGCATTCGGCGACCCGTCGGCGGACCGCGGGCAACCGGTCCGGTGGGTGCTGCGCTATCGGCCGGACGATAGAGGCGGCGACGCGCTGACCGACGTCTTCCGGAACGGCGAGCGCGTCGTGCATGTGACGGGTACGCCGAATGCGTATCCGGACGATCGCCAGGCCTACTTCAAGCTCGGCCTCTACAAGTGGTGGTGGAAGACCCGCCCGTCCGATGTGAACGAGCGGACGATGTATTACGGCGACATCGAAATGAAGGTCTTGCGCTAG
- the mdeB gene encoding alpha-ketoglutarate dehydrogenase, whose product MTDLSNGIEATRRAGLAHADADPEETAEWLEALDAVVAHVGKDRARFLLDRLAAHAHTRGLAASRGPVTPYVNTIAAHEQPAYPGDADLEERLSAALRWNALAMVVRANRAYGELGGHIASYASASDLFEVGFNHFFRAATADGNDGESDTRGPGGDLVYFQPHSSPGVYARAYLEGFLDEEHLKHYRREIAGPGLCSYPHPWLMPDFWQFPTGSMGIGPINAIYQARFMRYLQHRGLANTAGRTVWGFFGDGEMDEPESLGALSLAAREGLDNLVFVINCNLQRLDGPVRGNGRVIDELEALFAGAGWNVLKVLWGSDWDPLFARDHAGALARAFDDTVDGQFQTFSANDGAYNRARFFSQDPALEALAAQLTDAEIDRLRRGGHDARKLHAAYARALAHRGQPTVILAKTMKGYGMGAAGQGRMTTHQQKKLEVDDLKAFRDRFRLPLSDLDVEQLKFYKPAEDSREMRYLHARRAALGGYLPRRRMAASEGLTVPPAPAWGAFALDAAGREMSTTMALVRMLAALLKDRAIGSRVVPIVADEARTFGMASLFRQVGIYSPLGQRYEPEDLGSMLYYREDTRGQILEEGISEAGAISSWIAAATAYSVHDLPMLPFYIYYSMFGFQRVGDLIWAAADQRSRGFLVGATSGRTTLGGEGLQHQDGSSHLAASTIPNCRAYDPAFAYEVATIVDAGMREMVEQQRDVFYYVTVTNENYAQPSMPGDDPDARRAGILKGMHLLPAESNATARVQLLGAGAILGEVLAAQRLLKDDWGIDAAVWSVTSFTELQRDGMEAERLSRLGAVADEPYVTRMLSAAQGPVIAATDYVRAVPELIRAFVPRRYLTLGTDGFGRSDTRDALRAFFEVDRASIVLAALKALADDGELDPAIVSAARERLGKTMRQPGDAPWQR is encoded by the coding sequence ATGACGGACCTGTCGAACGGTATCGAAGCCACGCGGCGCGCGGGCCTCGCGCACGCGGACGCCGACCCCGAGGAAACCGCCGAATGGCTGGAAGCGCTCGACGCGGTCGTCGCGCACGTCGGCAAGGATCGCGCGCGGTTCCTGCTCGACCGGCTCGCCGCGCATGCGCACACCCGCGGGCTCGCGGCGTCGCGCGGGCCCGTCACGCCGTACGTGAACACGATCGCCGCGCACGAACAGCCGGCATACCCCGGCGATGCCGATCTCGAGGAACGGCTGTCCGCCGCGCTGCGCTGGAACGCGCTCGCGATGGTCGTGCGCGCGAACCGCGCGTACGGCGAGCTGGGCGGCCACATCGCGAGCTACGCGTCGGCGTCCGACCTGTTCGAAGTCGGCTTCAACCATTTCTTCCGCGCGGCAACGGCCGACGGCAACGACGGCGAAAGCGACACACGCGGCCCTGGCGGCGACCTCGTCTACTTCCAGCCGCATTCGTCGCCGGGCGTCTATGCGCGCGCGTATCTCGAAGGCTTCCTCGACGAGGAACACCTGAAGCACTACCGCCGCGAAATCGCCGGGCCCGGCCTGTGTTCGTATCCGCATCCGTGGCTGATGCCGGATTTCTGGCAGTTCCCGACCGGCTCGATGGGCATCGGCCCGATCAACGCGATCTACCAGGCGCGCTTCATGCGCTACCTGCAGCATCGCGGGCTCGCGAACACGGCCGGCCGCACGGTGTGGGGCTTCTTCGGCGACGGCGAGATGGACGAGCCCGAATCGCTCGGCGCGCTGTCGCTGGCCGCGCGCGAAGGGCTCGACAACCTCGTGTTCGTGATCAACTGCAACCTGCAGCGGCTCGACGGCCCGGTGCGCGGCAACGGCCGCGTGATCGACGAGCTCGAGGCGCTGTTCGCGGGCGCCGGGTGGAACGTGCTCAAGGTGTTGTGGGGCTCCGACTGGGACCCGCTGTTCGCGCGCGACCACGCAGGCGCGCTCGCACGCGCGTTCGACGATACCGTCGACGGCCAGTTCCAGACCTTCTCCGCGAACGACGGCGCGTACAACCGCGCGCGCTTCTTCAGTCAGGACCCCGCGCTCGAAGCGCTCGCCGCCCAACTCACCGACGCGGAGATCGACCGCCTGCGCCGCGGCGGCCACGACGCGCGCAAGCTGCACGCCGCGTATGCACGCGCGCTGGCCCATCGCGGCCAGCCGACCGTGATCCTCGCGAAGACGATGAAGGGTTACGGAATGGGCGCGGCCGGCCAGGGGCGGATGACGACCCATCAGCAGAAGAAGCTCGAGGTCGACGACCTGAAGGCGTTCCGCGACCGCTTCCGGCTGCCGCTGTCGGATCTCGACGTCGAGCAGCTCAAGTTCTACAAACCAGCCGAAGACAGCCGCGAGATGCGCTACCTGCATGCTCGCCGGGCTGCCCTGGGCGGCTATCTGCCCAGAAGGCGGATGGCGGCGTCGGAGGGGCTGACCGTCCCGCCGGCGCCGGCCTGGGGTGCGTTCGCGCTGGATGCGGCGGGCCGCGAGATGTCGACGACGATGGCGCTCGTGCGCATGCTCGCCGCGCTGCTGAAGGATCGCGCAATCGGCTCGCGCGTCGTACCGATCGTCGCCGACGAAGCGCGCACGTTCGGCATGGCGAGCCTGTTCCGGCAAGTCGGCATCTACTCGCCGCTCGGGCAGCGCTACGAGCCCGAGGATCTCGGCTCAATGCTCTACTACCGCGAGGACACGCGCGGGCAGATACTCGAGGAAGGCATCTCGGAGGCCGGCGCGATCTCGTCGTGGATCGCGGCCGCGACCGCGTACAGCGTGCACGACCTGCCGATGCTGCCGTTCTACATCTACTACTCGATGTTCGGCTTCCAGCGCGTCGGCGACCTGATCTGGGCCGCCGCCGACCAGCGCTCGCGCGGCTTCCTGGTCGGCGCGACGTCGGGCCGCACGACGCTCGGCGGCGAAGGCCTGCAGCACCAGGACGGCAGCAGCCATCTGGCCGCGTCGACGATACCGAACTGCCGCGCGTACGATCCGGCGTTCGCGTACGAAGTCGCGACGATCGTCGATGCGGGCATGCGCGAGATGGTCGAGCAGCAACGCGACGTGTTCTATTACGTGACCGTCACGAACGAGAACTACGCACAGCCGTCGATGCCCGGCGACGATCCGGACGCGCGCCGCGCGGGCATCCTGAAGGGCATGCATTTGTTGCCGGCCGAATCGAACGCGACGGCGCGCGTGCAGTTGCTCGGCGCGGGCGCGATCCTCGGCGAAGTGCTCGCCGCGCAGCGCCTGCTGAAGGACGACTGGGGCATCGACGCGGCCGTGTGGAGCGTCACGAGCTTCACCGAACTGCAGCGCGACGGGATGGAAGCCGAGCGGCTGTCGCGGCTCGGTGCGGTGGCGGACGAGCCGTATGTCACGCGGATGCTGTCGGCGGCGCAAGGCCCCGTGATCGCCGCGACCGACTACGTGCGCGCGGTGCCCGAACTGATCCGTGCGTTTGTGCCGCGCCGCTACTTGACGCTCGGCACCGACGGGTTCGGACGCAGCGACACGCGCGACGCGCTGCGCGCATTCTTCGAGGTCGATCGCGCGAGCATCGTGCTCGCCGCGCTGAAGGCGCTGGCCGATGACGGCGAACTCGACCCGGCGATCGTGAGTGCCGCGCGTGAACGGCTCGGCAAGACGATGCGGCAGCCTGGCGACGCGCCCTGGCAGCGCTGA
- a CDS encoding Lrp/AsnC family transcriptional regulator: protein MKLGRKPAAAIPAPESTAPAATLDRIDRAILRYLQQDASISNVALAAKVKLSAPACLRRVERLKETGLIRGIVALLDPKPLGAGMLVVIGFVLDRSTPEAFAAFEKAAQKVSGCVECHVVTGEFDYFMLVRTRDSESFNRLHAEQLLYLPGVRQVRSFMVLKEILSTHALPV from the coding sequence ATGAAATTAGGCAGGAAACCGGCGGCAGCCATACCCGCACCCGAGTCCACCGCGCCCGCCGCCACGCTCGATCGCATCGACCGCGCGATCCTCCGGTATTTGCAGCAGGACGCATCGATCTCGAACGTGGCGCTCGCCGCGAAAGTCAAACTGAGCGCGCCGGCGTGCCTGCGGCGCGTCGAACGGTTAAAGGAAACGGGGTTGATCCGCGGGATCGTCGCGCTGCTCGACCCGAAGCCGCTCGGCGCGGGCATGCTCGTCGTGATCGGCTTCGTGCTCGATCGCTCGACGCCGGAAGCGTTCGCCGCGTTCGAGAAGGCCGCGCAGAAGGTGTCGGGGTGTGTCGAATGCCATGTCGTGACCGGCGAGTTCGACTACTTCATGCTGGTGCGCACGCGTGACAGCGAGAGCTTCAACCGCTTGCATGCGGAGCAGCTGCTGTACCTGCCGGGCGTGCGGCAGGTGCGCAGCTTCATGGTGCTGAAGGAAATCCTGTCGACGCACGCGCTGCCCGTGTAG
- a CDS encoding 1-aminocyclopropane-1-carboxylate deaminase: MNLQRFPRYPLTFGPTPIQPLKRLSEHLGGKVELYAKREDCNSGLAFGGNKTRKLEYLIPDALAQGADTLVSIGGVQSNQTRQVAAAAAHLGMKCVLVQEHWVNYDDPVYDRVGNIQLSRMMGADVRLVADGFDIGIRRSWEEAMESVRQAGGKPYPIPAGCSEHPFGGLGFVGFAEEVRAQEAQLGFKFDYIVVCSVTGSTQAGMVVGFAADGRADRVIGIDASATPDKTHAQIARIARHTAELVELGRAITDADVVLDTRYAGPEYGLPNDGTLDAIRLCARLEGVLTDPVYEGKSMHGMIDKVRRGEFEPGSKVLYAHLGGVPALSAYAEIFRNG, translated from the coding sequence ATGAACCTGCAACGCTTCCCCCGTTATCCGCTGACGTTCGGCCCGACCCCGATCCAGCCGCTCAAGCGCCTGAGCGAACACCTCGGCGGCAAGGTCGAGCTCTATGCGAAGCGGGAGGACTGCAACAGCGGCCTCGCGTTTGGCGGCAACAAGACGCGCAAGCTCGAATACCTGATCCCCGACGCGCTCGCGCAAGGCGCGGACACGCTCGTATCGATCGGCGGCGTCCAGTCGAACCAGACGCGGCAGGTCGCGGCCGCCGCCGCGCATCTCGGGATGAAATGCGTGCTCGTGCAGGAGCACTGGGTCAACTACGACGACCCCGTGTACGACCGCGTCGGCAACATTCAGTTGTCGCGCATGATGGGCGCCGACGTGCGGCTCGTCGCAGACGGCTTCGACATCGGCATCCGCCGCAGTTGGGAAGAAGCGATGGAGAGCGTGCGACAGGCCGGCGGCAAGCCGTATCCGATTCCCGCCGGCTGTTCGGAACATCCGTTCGGCGGGCTCGGTTTCGTCGGCTTCGCGGAGGAAGTGCGCGCGCAGGAGGCGCAGCTGGGCTTCAAATTCGACTACATCGTCGTGTGCTCGGTGACGGGCAGCACGCAGGCCGGGATGGTGGTCGGCTTCGCGGCCGACGGGCGCGCGGATCGCGTGATTGGCATCGACGCGTCGGCGACGCCCGACAAGACGCACGCGCAGATCGCGCGCATCGCGCGCCATACGGCCGAACTCGTCGAACTCGGGCGCGCGATTACCGATGCGGACGTCGTGCTCGATACGCGTTATGCGGGCCCCGAGTATGGGCTGCCGAACGATGGCACGCTCGACGCAATTCGGCTGTGCGCGCGGCTCGAAGGCGTGCTGACCGATCCCGTCTATGAAGGCAAGTCGATGCACGGGATGATCGACAAGGTGCGGCGCGGGGAATTCGAGCCGGGGTCGAAGGTGTTGTATGCGCACCTGGGCGGGGTGCCGGCGTTGAGTGCGTATGCGGAGATTTTCCGGAACGGGTGA
- a CDS encoding Lrp/AsnC family transcriptional regulator, translating to MSANPRRLDRIDIGILNQLQQNARITNAELARAVNLSATPCFNRVRALEKLGLFRQQVTLLDPEPLGLRINVFIQVSLEKQVEDALQRFEDALQRFEEAISQRPEVMECYLMSGDADYLLRVVMPDMRTLERFIIERLTTIPGVSNIRSSFALKQVRYKTALPLPAAGLTLVDPDESASDWS from the coding sequence ATGAGCGCAAATCCGCGGCGGCTCGACCGCATCGACATCGGCATCCTGAACCAGCTCCAGCAGAACGCGCGGATCACGAACGCGGAACTCGCGCGCGCCGTGAACCTGTCGGCCACGCCATGCTTCAACCGCGTGCGTGCGCTGGAAAAGCTCGGGCTGTTCCGGCAGCAGGTCACGCTGCTCGATCCCGAGCCGCTCGGGCTGCGGATCAACGTGTTCATCCAGGTCAGCCTCGAGAAGCAGGTCGAGGATGCGCTGCAGCGCTTCGAGGATGCGCTGCAGCGCTTCGAGGAGGCGATCTCGCAGCGGCCTGAGGTGATGGAGTGCTACCTGATGTCGGGCGACGCCGACTACCTGCTGCGCGTCGTGATGCCCGACATGCGCACGCTCGAGCGTTTCATCATCGAGCGGCTCACGACGATTCCCGGCGTGTCGAACATCCGGTCGAGCTTCGCGCTGAAGCAGGTGCGCTACAAGACCGCGCTGCCGCTGCCGGCGGCGGGGCTCACGCTCGTCGATCCGGACGAATCGGCGTCCGACTGGAGCTGA
- a CDS encoding GNAT family N-acetyltransferase encodes MEIQIRAYEASDLSTLSAIWFDASMLAHPFLGEARLRAQRTLVEDIYLPGSETWVACRADEPVGFIGLLDASIGGLFVAPGMHGHGIGRALVAHALAIKGTLDLEVYADNRAACAFYARLGFEEVSRRDEDDDGLPFANIRMRSTR; translated from the coding sequence ATGGAAATCCAGATTCGCGCATACGAAGCATCCGACCTGAGCACACTGTCGGCCATCTGGTTCGACGCATCGATGCTCGCGCATCCGTTCCTCGGCGAGGCGCGTCTGCGCGCGCAACGCACGCTCGTCGAGGACATCTATCTGCCCGGCTCGGAAACCTGGGTCGCGTGTCGCGCGGACGAGCCGGTCGGCTTCATCGGCCTGCTCGACGCGTCGATCGGCGGGCTGTTCGTCGCGCCGGGGATGCACGGCCACGGCATCGGCCGCGCGCTGGTCGCGCATGCGCTGGCGATCAAGGGCACGCTCGACCTGGAGGTGTATGCGGACAATCGTGCCGCCTGCGCGTTCTACGCACGGCTCGGCTTCGAGGAAGTGTCGCGGCGCGATGAGGACGACGACGGCTTGCCGTTTGCGAATATCCGGATGCGCTCGACGCGCTGA
- a CDS encoding glycosyltransferase: MNILVVTNMYLGSNRESPWQGVFVTEQVEALRQSGNCTVDVLVVEGYRDKSEYLRSIGQVWKTARAGRYDIVHYHFGLSACSAPLVRLFTKARVVITFHGTDILGPLWMRAVSKTMACFAHACIGVSAEISSRLIRLNSRCATIPCAVNETLFIEHRDDARAESDVPIVVFPSSPQRPEKNYPLFSQVLRQLSAQHGIRVQERHIDGLDRSEVRDLLARAACLLMTSAREGSPQSVKEAMALNLPVVSVDVGNVRQLLEGVSPGMVVFDHDAGRLTNELADVLNAGARSNGREKLAALGYFSADVSAKLKALYTSICRPSRCAHDRPDVERQESEEMQ, translated from the coding sequence ATGAATATTCTGGTCGTCACGAACATGTATCTCGGCAGCAACCGCGAGAGCCCATGGCAAGGTGTGTTCGTAACCGAGCAGGTCGAGGCGCTTCGGCAATCCGGCAACTGCACGGTGGATGTGCTCGTCGTCGAAGGGTATCGCGACAAGAGCGAGTACCTGCGCTCGATCGGGCAGGTCTGGAAGACGGCCCGAGCGGGCCGGTACGACATCGTGCATTACCACTTCGGCCTGAGCGCGTGCTCTGCGCCGCTGGTCCGGCTGTTCACGAAGGCGCGGGTCGTCATCACGTTCCACGGCACGGACATCCTGGGCCCGCTATGGATGCGCGCGGTGTCGAAAACGATGGCCTGCTTCGCGCACGCGTGCATTGGCGTGAGCGCGGAAATTTCATCGCGACTGATCCGGCTGAATAGCCGCTGCGCGACGATCCCGTGCGCCGTCAACGAGACGCTCTTCATTGAGCATCGTGACGATGCGCGTGCGGAATCCGATGTGCCGATCGTCGTCTTTCCGTCGTCGCCGCAGCGGCCGGAGAAGAACTATCCGCTGTTTTCACAGGTGCTGCGGCAGCTTTCGGCGCAACATGGCATCCGGGTTCAGGAGCGGCATATCGACGGTCTCGATCGCAGTGAGGTGCGCGATCTGCTGGCACGTGCCGCGTGCCTGCTGATGACGTCGGCCCGGGAAGGGTCGCCGCAATCGGTCAAGGAGGCGATGGCGCTCAATCTGCCGGTCGTGTCGGTCGATGTCGGCAACGTGCGGCAACTGCTCGAAGGCGTGTCGCCGGGCATGGTCGTGTTCGACCACGACGCGGGTCGGCTCACGAACGAGCTTGCCGATGTGTTGAACGCCGGCGCGCGATCCAACGGGCGCGAGAAACTTGCGGCGCTCGGGTACTTCTCGGCCGACGTGTCGGCGAAGTTGAAGGCGTTGTACACGTCGATTTGCCGGCCGTCCCGGTGCGCTCACGATCGTCCCGATGTCGAACGGCAGGAAAGCGAGGAAATGCAATGA
- the poxB gene encoding ubiquinone-dependent pyruvate dehydrogenase produces the protein MARQTMAEYLAKTLAAAGVERIWGVTGDSLNGLSFSLAQIGSIRWMHTRHEESAAFAAGADAASTGRLAVCAGSCGPGNLHLINGLYDCHRNHQPVLAIAAHIPSTEIGLGYFQETHPQELFRECSHFAELVTNASQFPRVLARAMRTAIEERGVAVIVLPGDIALGDGPDELPAWSESAPPSIVPADADLDRLAALLNASDAVTLLCGSGTQGAHDEVVALADTLGAPVVHALRGKQFVEWDNPFDVGMTGLIGFSSGYHAMESCDTLLMLGTDFPYRPFYPSNAKVAQIDWKGSQLGHRAPLALGLVGTVKDTIAALLPRLTRKTQWRFLENALKHYTAARKGLDDLAVAEPPGRAIHPQYLTKIVDEVAADDAIFTADVGTPTLWAARYLTMNGKRQLHGSFNHGSMANAMPQALGAQGAHPGRQVVSLSGDGGLSMLLGDLLSARQLKLPIKIVVYNNSLLGFVSMELKAAGYLDTNVDLSPTDFAAIAKGAGIFSVRVEHSENVEQALRMAFEHDGPAVVDVVTSKYELAMPPKIELAHAKGFSLFMLRAILSGRGDEIVELARTNLR, from the coding sequence ATGGCAAGACAGACGATGGCGGAATATCTGGCGAAGACGCTGGCGGCGGCGGGCGTCGAGCGCATCTGGGGCGTGACAGGCGACAGCCTGAACGGCCTGTCGTTCAGCCTGGCCCAGATCGGCTCGATCCGCTGGATGCACACGCGGCACGAGGAAAGCGCCGCGTTCGCGGCCGGTGCGGATGCCGCGTCGACCGGGCGGCTCGCGGTGTGCGCGGGCAGTTGCGGCCCCGGCAACCTGCACCTGATCAACGGGCTGTACGACTGTCACCGCAATCACCAGCCGGTGCTCGCGATCGCCGCGCACATTCCGTCGACCGAGATCGGGCTCGGCTACTTTCAGGAAACCCATCCGCAGGAGCTGTTCCGCGAGTGCAGCCACTTCGCGGAGCTGGTGACCAACGCGTCGCAGTTTCCGCGCGTGCTCGCGCGTGCGATGCGCACCGCGATCGAGGAGCGCGGCGTCGCGGTGATCGTGCTGCCGGGCGACATCGCGCTCGGCGACGGCCCGGACGAGCTGCCTGCGTGGAGCGAATCGGCGCCGCCGTCGATCGTGCCGGCCGATGCCGATCTCGACCGGCTCGCGGCGCTGCTGAATGCGTCCGACGCGGTCACGCTGCTGTGCGGCAGCGGCACGCAGGGCGCGCACGACGAAGTGGTCGCGCTGGCCGACACGCTTGGGGCGCCGGTCGTGCATGCGCTGCGCGGCAAGCAGTTCGTCGAATGGGATAATCCGTTCGACGTTGGGATGACGGGGCTGATCGGATTCAGTTCGGGTTATCACGCGATGGAATCGTGCGACACGCTGCTGATGCTCGGCACGGATTTCCCGTACCGGCCGTTTTATCCGTCGAACGCGAAGGTCGCGCAGATCGACTGGAAGGGCTCGCAGCTCGGCCATCGCGCGCCGCTCGCGCTCGGCCTCGTCGGCACCGTGAAGGACACGATCGCGGCGCTGCTGCCGCGCCTCACGCGCAAGACGCAGTGGCGCTTCCTCGAGAATGCGCTGAAGCACTACACGGCCGCGCGCAAGGGGCTCGACGATCTCGCGGTGGCGGAGCCGCCGGGCCGCGCGATCCATCCGCAATACCTGACGAAGATCGTCGACGAAGTCGCGGCCGACGATGCGATCTTCACGGCCGACGTCGGCACGCCCACGCTGTGGGCCGCGCGCTACCTGACGATGAACGGCAAGCGGCAACTGCACGGCTCGTTCAATCACGGCTCGATGGCGAACGCGATGCCGCAGGCGCTCGGCGCACAGGGCGCGCATCCGGGGCGGCAGGTCGTGTCGCTGTCCGGCGACGGCGGGCTGTCGATGCTGCTCGGCGATCTGCTGAGTGCGCGCCAGCTCAAGCTGCCGATCAAGATCGTCGTCTACAACAACAGCCTGCTCGGCTTCGTGTCGATGGAGCTGAAGGCGGCCGGTTATCTCGATACCAACGTCGACCTGAGCCCGACCGACTTCGCGGCGATCGCGAAGGGCGCGGGCATCTTCAGCGTGCGCGTCGAGCATTCGGAGAACGTCGAGCAGGCGTTGCGCATGGCGTTCGAGCATGACGGGCCGGCGGTGGTCGACGTCGTCACGTCGAAATACGAGCTTGCGATGCCGCCGAAGATCGAGCTCGCGCATGCGAAAGGCTTCAGCCTGTTCATGCTGCGCGCGATCCTCAGCGGCCGCGGCGACGAGATCGTCGAGCTCGCGCGAACCAACCTGCGGTGA